The following are from one region of the Candidatus Woesearchaeota archaeon genome:
- a CDS encoding putative DNA binding domain-containing protein, which yields MKESEHLELKKSTSEIKEAMISIVSILNKHQKGELYFGIKNNGEIVGQTVTENTIREISQTIAQHIEPKIFPTINEVVLEAKKCVRVEFGGNDIPYYAYGRAYVRVGDEDKKISPQEIEHIIIRKNKDKLQWDIEFCLKAKLKDIDEKKIKAFVKLAGLKHGSVKSSLEKLGLMKEEKLLNTAVLFFGKHPEDFFPNARLRCAVFGETTATTIDMQDFVGDVFTLIEKAEKYILENIHIGMRVEGLYRIDVPEIDRAAFREAIINAFCHRDYHEFDSVNIAIFKGRLEIRNPGGLYGGLTIEKIKKEEVSRRRNELIAEMFHRIHFGEKWGRGIKLILSKEPTTDFKIVAGIFITLFKRKIEQTEGLVDGLVEGLVENQKRILNLIAKNPRISKREMSKTIGISTTAIDKNIEALKKKGLLKRLGSAKGGYWEINKSLTEKHT from the coding sequence ATGAAAGAATCTGAACACCTCGAACTCAAAAAATCCACCTCTGAAATAAAAGAAGCTATGATTTCAATAGTCTCTATTCTGAATAAGCATCAGAAAGGTGAACTCTATTTTGGGATTAAAAATAACGGGGAAATCGTTGGGCAAACAGTTACCGAAAATACTATTCGGGAAATATCTCAAACTATCGCTCAGCACATTGAGCCGAAAATATTCCCAACAATTAACGAAGTAGTTTTGGAAGCAAAGAAGTGTGTTCGCGTTGAATTTGGTGGGAATGACATTCCTTATTACGCATATGGTCGTGCTTATGTCCGTGTTGGGGATGAAGATAAGAAAATAAGTCCTCAAGAAATAGAACATATCATCATAAGAAAAAATAAAGATAAACTTCAGTGGGATATTGAATTCTGCCTTAAGGCGAAATTGAAGGATATTGATGAAAAAAAGATAAAAGCGTTTGTCAAATTAGCAGGTTTAAAACACGGTTCTGTTAAAAGTTCACTAGAAAAATTAGGCTTAATGAAAGAAGAGAAACTGTTGAATACTGCTGTTCTTTTTTTTGGAAAGCATCCCGAAGATTTCTTTCCTAATGCTAGATTACGTTGTGCCGTCTTTGGTGAAACTACTGCAACCACCATTGATATGCAGGATTTTGTGGGAGATGTCTTTACATTGATTGAAAAAGCGGAAAAGTATATTTTAGAGAATATCCACATTGGCATGCGAGTAGAGGGGTTGTATCGGATCGACGTGCCTGAAATAGATCGTGCAGCATTCCGTGAAGCTATAATCAACGCTTTTTGTCACCGTGATTATCATGAATTTGATTCTGTAAACATTGCTATCTTTAAAGGCAGATTAGAGATAAGGAATCCTGGTGGTTTGTATGGTGGCCTTACGATTGAGAAAATCAAGAAAGAGGAAGTTTCGAGACGAAGAAACGAGCTTATTGCAGAGATGTTTCATCGTATCCATTTTGGTGAAAAATGGGGGCGTGGTATTAAACTAATTTTATCCAAAGAGCCCACCACCGATTTCAAGATAGTGGCTGGGATCTTTATTACTCTATTTAAGAGGAAAATAGAGCAGACGGAAGGGTTAGTAGATGGGTTGGTAGAAGGGTTGGTAGAAAACCAAAAGAGAATACTCAATCTGATAGCTAAGAATCCACGAATCTCTAAGAGGGAAATGTCTAAGACGATAGGCATAAGCACGACGGCTATTGATAAAAATATAGAGGCGTTAAAGAAAAAAGGGCTATTGAAAAGACTAGGTTCTGCAAAAGGAGGGTACTGGGAAATTAATAAATCTTTAACAGAGAAACATACATGA